From Candidatus Baltobacteraceae bacterium, the proteins below share one genomic window:
- a CDS encoding Na+/H+ antiporter, translating into MGHLPLLLFGLLAAIIVLSVIAKRFNTPYPVVFVIGGVLLAFFPDLPRIELAPNLVFLIVLPPLLFSAAWSTDWFEFKRNARPIGFLAIGLVVASTLVIGAIAHALIADMTWPAAFALGAIVAPPDAVASEAVFARLAVPRRIVAILSGEGLVNDASALVVLRFAVAAAVTGAFSIGHALGAFVLVSLGGIAIGFLVAFVIEGVQRFLVGREVADSLLINVVILLAPYAAYLPAEALHVSGVLATVTAGIYLSRRSARIADSETRVVGSSVWGMLVLLLNGTVFIAIGLQLRGVVAALPGNPMQIALDALAICACVILIRIAWVIPATYLPRAFSKRLRERDPIPSWRSVAVIAWSGMRGIVSLAAALALPFTVAGGAPFPARSEIIFVTVCVIFATLVLQGFSLGPLIEWLGISETSARERDETQVRVRALEAGLARLHALEPRFTSTKEWEAAGRLLAEYEHRIDHLRGHLDGDGSDVAQANAVDHRLQREALDAERAAIMSLRGAGEIPDEIFRNIEYDLDLADMRLK; encoded by the coding sequence ATGGGGCATTTGCCGCTGTTGTTGTTTGGGTTGCTGGCGGCGATCATCGTGCTTTCGGTGATTGCGAAGCGATTCAATACGCCGTATCCGGTGGTGTTTGTGATCGGCGGCGTGTTGTTGGCGTTCTTTCCGGATTTGCCGAGGATCGAATTGGCGCCGAATCTGGTGTTTTTGATCGTGCTTCCGCCGCTGCTCTTTAGCGCGGCGTGGTCGACGGATTGGTTCGAGTTTAAGCGCAACGCGCGGCCGATCGGGTTTCTGGCGATCGGATTGGTCGTGGCATCGACGCTCGTCATCGGCGCAATCGCGCACGCCCTGATTGCGGATATGACGTGGCCGGCGGCGTTCGCGCTCGGTGCGATCGTCGCGCCGCCCGATGCCGTCGCCTCGGAAGCGGTCTTCGCGCGGTTGGCGGTTCCCCGCCGCATCGTCGCGATCCTGAGCGGCGAGGGGCTCGTCAACGATGCGAGCGCGCTCGTCGTGCTGCGGTTTGCGGTTGCCGCCGCCGTGACGGGCGCATTTTCGATCGGTCACGCGCTCGGCGCGTTCGTGCTCGTTTCGCTCGGCGGAATCGCGATCGGATTTCTGGTCGCGTTCGTCATCGAAGGCGTTCAGCGATTCTTAGTCGGACGCGAGGTCGCCGATTCGCTGCTGATCAACGTGGTCATCCTGCTCGCGCCGTACGCCGCCTACCTTCCGGCGGAGGCGCTTCACGTCTCGGGCGTGCTCGCAACGGTGACCGCCGGCATCTACTTGAGCCGCCGCTCCGCGCGCATTGCCGATTCCGAGACTCGCGTCGTCGGTTCGTCGGTTTGGGGCATGCTGGTGCTGCTGCTCAACGGCACGGTCTTTATCGCGATCGGCTTGCAGCTGCGCGGAGTAGTCGCGGCGTTGCCGGGAAACCCGATGCAGATCGCGCTCGACGCGCTCGCCATCTGTGCGTGCGTCATCCTCATTCGCATCGCGTGGGTCATTCCGGCGACGTATCTGCCGCGCGCGTTCAGCAAGCGATTGCGCGAGCGGGATCCGATTCCGTCGTGGCGATCGGTTGCGGTCATCGCGTGGAGCGGAATGCGCGGCATCGTCTCGCTCGCCGCCGCGCTCGCGTTGCCGTTTACCGTTGCGGGCGGAGCGCCGTTCCCGGCTCGCTCGGAGATCATCTTCGTGACCGTCTGCGTCATTTTCGCAACGCTCGTGCTGCAAGGATTCTCGCTGGGGCCGCTCATCGAGTGGCTCGGCATCTCGGAAACGAGCGCGCGCGAACGCGACGAGACGCAGGTGCGCGTACGCGCGCTCGAGGCCGGTCTCGCGCGGCTGCACGCGCTCGAACCGCGATTCACGTCCACGAAAGAGTGGGAGGCCGCGGGGCGATTACTCGCAGAGTACGAGCATCGCATCGATCATCTGCGCGGTCATTTGGACGGCGACGGCTCCGACGTGGCGCAAGCCAACGCCGTCGATCACCGGCTGCAACGCGAGGCGCTCGACGCCGAGCGGGCGGCGATCATGTCGCTGCGGGGAGCCGGCGAGATTCCCGACGAGATCTTTCGTAACATCGAATACGATCTCGACCTCGCCGACATGCGGCTGAAGTGA
- a CDS encoding carboxypeptidase-like regulatory domain-containing protein codes for MKWLALGFVLLLGNANGGGCTNPNAIGVQDYGSVSGRVLDATNNRPVPNALISVGAIYTAYADAQGGFTLATIPIGIQNVTASAPGYSRNSADVHVFKGKDNSAGYIRIVPVGNTKPTAPPPATPAPSATPEEVPVQTPAPSESPSPAPQIPG; via the coding sequence ATGAAGTGGCTAGCATTGGGATTCGTCCTCCTTCTCGGCAACGCCAACGGCGGCGGCTGCACCAATCCGAACGCCATCGGCGTTCAGGACTACGGCTCGGTCTCCGGACGCGTGCTCGACGCGACGAACAACCGCCCGGTTCCCAACGCCTTGATCTCGGTCGGCGCGATCTACACGGCGTATGCGGACGCGCAAGGCGGCTTCACGCTCGCCACGATTCCGATCGGCATTCAAAACGTGACGGCGAGCGCTCCCGGCTACTCGCGCAACAGCGCCGACGTTCACGTATTCAAAGGGAAGGACAATTCCGCGGGCTACATTCGAATCGTTCCGGTCGGCAACACCAAACCAACCGCGCCGCCGCCCGCTACCCCCGCTCCGAGCGCCACGCCCGAGGAGGTCCCGGTGCAAACGCCCGCGCCGTCGGAGAGCCCGAGCCCCGCTCCCCAGATTCCCGGCTAA